The nucleotide window GGACGCGGGACGACCCGGGCGCCAGGTGTTCGACGCGCTGCTGCGCAAGGGCGTGATCGTGCGACCCATGGGCACGAGCAACTACTTGAGAATCACCGTGGGAACCGCGGAGGAGAATGATCGCCTCCTGGCTGCGCTCAAAGAGGTGTTGGCGTGAAGGTGTCGCGACTGTTCTGGCTGGTTCTGAGCTGTGGGCTGCTGTTGGGCTGCCCGAAGAAGGAAGACGTGGTCGTCGAGTCGGGGGCGGGCAAGAGCCTGAACGACGCTGCCATCGATGAGGATCCCCTGGCGCTCTTGCCCGGCGGCGCCGTGGGGGTGGTGACGGCGGACGCCCGGGCGCTGTTCGCGTCGCGCTTTGGGCAGCGCCTGGTCACGATGGCGAACGCGCCGATTCCGCCGAGTGCGGGCTTCGAGCCAACGCGCGATCTGGACCGCCTCGCCCTGGGTATCTATTCGATGCAGGGTGCCGACTTCGCCGTGGTGGCCACGGGCCGCTTCAACAAGGCCGCGATCGAAGCCGCCGCGGACGGCACGCAGGTCACGCCCTTGGGCGCGCCCCTGGTCAAGAGCAGCTACGCGGATCGTGCGCTCTACACCTCGAAGAACGTGGGCTTCGTGGTGCTGACGGAAAAGACGGTGATTCTCGGCAACGAGACGGGCATTCGCCGCGCGCTGGATCGCATCAAAGAAGGGCGTGTGCGCCGCGCGCTGCCCGAGGGCTTCGACGAGTTGGCCAAGACGCCGAACGCCCCGGTGGTGGCGGTCTTCGATCTGCGAGCGCAGGTGATGAGTGACGCCATTCGCGGCCACTTGCCCTTCGTGAACGGCTTGGAGACGGCGCGCATGCTGGCCAACTTCGAAGAGCCCGGAGTCAACCTGGCGGGGACGCTGACCTATCCCGATGCCGCCCAGGCAGAGCAGGGAACGCAGGCGCTGCGGTCCCTGGCCAGCAACGCTCAAGCTTGGGGCTGGCTGATCAACATGTTCGGAATACCGCAGCCAATCACCAAGCTCGAGGCCGAGACCAACGAGCGCGACAGCAAGTTCGTTGCGGCCCTGGACGGCAATGGCGTGGCGGAACTGCTGGATCGCGGTGCGCGCACCATGGGCCTGCCAGTGCAACCCAAGGTCATTCCGGCGACGGTCACTCCGACTTCCGCACGATGAGTCGCTTCCGCGTGCGTCCGGCGGCGCGCCCTCTGACCGGGAGCGTGCCCATCGTGAGCGACAAGAGCATCGGCCATCGCGCGCTGATGCTCGGCGCCATCTGTGGCGGCGAGTCGACCGTCACTGGGTTTTCCTACGGAGCCGACAACGTTTCCACGCTAGAGGCGCTACGCGCCCTGGGCGTGCAGGTGGAGGACGACGGGCGCGGACAGTTGCGCATAGCGGGCGTCGGCCTGAGGGGATTCACCGCGCCCGCGGGGGTCATCGACTGCGGCAACAGCGGCACGACGATGCGGCTGCTCGCGGGTCTGCTGGCCGGACAGCCCTTCGCGACGACGCTGACGGGGGACGAGAGCCTGAGTCGCCGGCCCATGCGCCGCATCGCGGAACCGCTGGCTCGGCGTGGCGCGCGGGTGCAGGGCGGCGCCGGCAAGAGCGACGGCGAGTTGACGCCGCCGCTCACGGTGGGGCCTCTGCCGTCGGGACGACTCCTGGAGCCCTTGGACTACGAAAGCCCGGTGGCCAGCGCGCAGGTCAAGAGCGCGGTGTTGCTGTCGGGGCTGTACGCGTCCGGCCCGACTCGTTTTCGCGAACCGCTGATCAGTCGGGATCACACCGAGCGCATGCTGAGCGCCCTGGGCGTGCCGCTGCACAGCGCGGGCCCCATGCTCGAGCTGCATCCACCCCGGGATCCGATGTCCTTGCGCCCGTTTCAGATCGTGCTGCCCGGCGATCTCTCCGCTGCGGCGTTCGTCCTGGTCGCGGCCGCCCTGGTTCCCGAGAGCCACGTCACGGTGCGTGGCGTTGGCGTCAATCCGACGCGCTCGGGTGCTCTCGATGCGCTGCGCGCCTTTGGCCTGCCGCTCTCCGTCGCTCCGCGGGCGGACGCCCTGGGTGAACCGGTCGCAGACCTGACGCTGTGCGCAGGCGCGCTCGGCGCGGCACGCGTCGCCGGGGAACTCGCGCTCCGAGCCATCGACGAGATCCCGATCCTGTGCGCCCTGGCGGCCTTTGCCTCTGGGGTCACGGAGTTTGCCGACCTTCGCGAGCTACGCGTGAAGGAAAGCGACCGCATTGCAGCGATGTCCGCGGTGATGCGCGCCTTTGGGGTCGAGGTCGAGGAACGACCCGACGGCCTGCTGGTCGAGGGCAGCGGCGGGCGTCAGCTGCGCGCGGCCCGTGTGGCGAGTGGGGGAGATCATCGCATCGCCATGAGCGCCGCGGTGCTCGCCTTGGTCAGCGATGGGGAGTGTGTGATCGACGACGTGGATTGTGTGGGCACGAGCTTTCCGAGATTCGCCGGGACGCTGCGCGCACTCGGTGCAGAGGTGGAGGTCGAGTCATGAGTCGGAACAAGCCGGTGGTGGCGATCGATGGACCCGCGGGTGCCGGCAAGACCACCGTCACGCGACGCGTGGCGGACGCGTTGGGCTACACCTTGGTCGACACCGGCGCGCTCTATCGCGGGGTGGCCCTGGCGGCGCGGCGTCGCGCGGTCAGCTGGGATGACGAAGCGGCGGTGGCCGACGTCGCGCGGGACTTGGCAGCACAGGGCGCGCTCCGCTTCGAAGCCGGGGGCGCGCGCTTGTGCCTTGGAGCCGAGGACGTGTCGACGGCGATCCGCAGCCAAGAGATTGCCGAAGGTGCCAGCAAAGTGAGCGCTTGGCCTGGGGTGCGCGCCGCACTCTTGGGGATGCAACGGGCGTTGGGTGAAGCGGGGGGTGTCGTGCTCGAAGGACGTGACATCGGCACGGTGGTTTTTCCGGATGCCGAAGCGAAGTTCTTCCTCACTGCCAGTGTGGCGGTGCGTGCGGAACGACGCTTTGCCGAACTCCGCGCGCGCGGGGTGGAGACCACCCTAGACGCCGTCAAGGCCGAAGTCGAAGCGCGAGACGTGCGCGATTCCACGCGCAGCGCGGCGCCCTTGAAGCAGGCACGAGACGCGGTGTTGGTCGACAGCTCCGAGCGCAGCATCGATCAGGTCGTGGATTTCATCAGCGCTCGCGTGCGAGACGTCGAGACGCGCCTCACCGTCGCGGATTCGGGATGAATCGTCGGGGCTTCGTGCTCGGCTCGGCGCTGCTCGCGGCCTGCGGGCCGCGAAGCGTGGGCCCGCCGCCGCCAGCGCCCGCCGGTTTGGCGCGCCCCGAGGCTGCGTTGCCGCCGGAGCTCGACCTCGGCTTCCGCTTGGATTTGGCGCGGGTGCGCGGCGCCCTGGGGCACTCCGCACTCGTGAGAATGCGACAGCAAGCCGCAGAGCGCATGGGTGGGCAGCCCGAGCACGAGCGCATGATCGCCGACCTCCTGTTGCACAGCGACGTGATGCTGCTCGCCCTGCGTCCCAGCATCAAGGTCAGTCAGTTGGACCACGTATTGATCTGCCGCGGGCGCCTCGGCGACTTCGAGCCACGCAGCTACGCCCTCGAACCGCGCTTCGGGCCTGCCATGGATCTCGGGGCGGACTTGCGCCGCCATGATCGCGACAGCCGCAAGCGCATCGAGCCGGCGCGCATCTATCTTTCCGCCGCTGACATGGTGGTGCTGGTGACGCCCGCGGCAATCGACAGCGTGGAACGTCGCGTGGAAGAGGGCGTACTCGATGCCGCGCTGGAGCCACCGGCGAAGGGCCTGCTGTCCGTCGCAGCGCGCGGGCCCGCGCTGGCTCAATGGGTGGAAGGCCGCAGTACCCGTCTGGCAGCACTGCTGAGCCAGAGCAAAGAGGTGTCGGGTCACGCCGATCTGAATGCGGCGTCCCTGGTGGCCAACGTGACTTTGACCGTGGATGATGGCGAGACGGCGACCGCGATCGCAGACGCGCTTCGAACCCTCGGCCGGGCCTTCGCGGAGCTGGTGCCGCGGGCCGAACCGCTGATCCGCGCGGTGCGGGTCAGCGCCGTCGACGCCAAGGTCGTGCTCGATATCGAGCTGCCCATCGAGCAGCTCGAACCCTTCGTGCGCGACGACAGCGAAAGAAAGGAGGCGGGCTGATGGCTCGCCAGAGCGTTTCCCATCGCGCAGTGTTCACCGTGTTTTTCGGCCTGATTGCGGCGGCCCTGATCTCGGGTGCGCTGCTCTATTTCGGCAAGCTGCGCTACGTGCCCAAAGCCGCCGGCCACGCGCCGGCGGACGCGCTCGTGGTCGTACGTGTCAGCGTCGAGAAGGTCGGCACTTTCGATCCCGTGCGTAATCAACTGATGCCGCTGGTCGACAAGGTCGGGGAGGCGACGACGCAGGCGGCGAAGGCGAGTGCACGTCGAGACCGCTTCAAGAGCCAAGCGAAGCTCGAATTCAACGTCGACTTGCGCGAGGTCGTGCTGGCTGCTGGCCCTGGGCGCGGCGACTGGGTGTTGGTGTTCGGCGGCATGTTCGCGCGTGCGAAGCTGGTGGACGGTATCGGAGCCGTGCTGCAGGCCGAGGGACGCCCAGGACGCCTGCAAGACGGCGTTTGGCGCGACGACGCCGGCTTCGTGCTGGCGCAGGCTGAGGATGGTTGCGTCGTGCTCGCGAGTTCGGAGGCGCGGCTCGCCCTCGCGCTGCCCGCGATGACCACGGATCTTGGCGCAGCGGACCTCGAGCTGCGGGTGCGGCCCGGGAGCACGACCTGGCTCCGTGGTCACGAGTTTCCCTCCCGCATCGAGCTGGACGGGCTGCGCGGCGACGCACGCGCCGAGGGCAGTGGGCTGCGGTTGGTGCTGCCGGGGCAAGCGAGCGCGACCTCGCTACAGCCCGTGCTCACCGACCTGGGAGCCACGGAAGTGCGACCTCAGGGCGACGCGCTGAGCGCACTCTTTGCGCGTGAAGGCCTGAATCAGGCCGCAGCACGCTTGGCCGCTTGGCTCGAACCGCGGCTCGGGATCCCGGACACCGACGTGGGGCGCAGCCTGCCCGCCAGCCCCTGAGCAACTCCGGGCCCACCCCGGGAATTTTGGGATTTGACTCAACCCAGCCTGTGCGCTACCTCACGCGCCCCGTCTTGGTGCGGGCCGGGCCGCGGGGCGCCGTTGCAAGCCCCCTGTCGAGCCTTGTCCAGCTGACGCCGAGCCGGGTACGGAGGCATCGCTTTACCAAATGACCGGAACTCAATCGACCACTGAATCCAACACGGCAGGCTCCTTTGCATCCCTCTTCGAGGCTAGCGAGGCCAGTTCTGGCGGCATCGAAATCGGAGGGGAAGGGCAGATCGTCACGGGCATCATCGTGGCGGTCAACAAGGACTTCGTCGTCATCGATATCGGTGGCAAGAGCGAGGGCGTCATCAAGGCGGACGAGTTCATCGACGCCACGGGCACGGTGAACGTCAGCCCGGGTGATCGGGTGGACGTGTTCATCGAGAGTCGCGAGAGCGACGACGGCTTGATCTCCCTTTCCAAGGAGAAGGCCGACAAGATGAAGGTGTGGGACGAGATCTCGGCCGCGTGTGAGCGCGACGAGATCATCGAGGGCACCATCAGCCAGCGCGTCAAGGGTGGTCTGTCGGTCACCATTCGCGGTGGCGTGAAGGCGTTCTTGCCCGGGTCGCAAGTAGATCTACGACCCATCCGCAATCTGGAGAAGCTGATCGGCCAGACCTACGAGTTCAAGGTCATCAAGTTCAACAAGAAGCGAGGGAACATCGTGCTCTCGCGCCGCGTGCTGCTCGAAAAGGAGCGCGACGCGATGAAGGCCGAGACCCTGCAGAACCTGGAAGAGGGGCAAGTGCTCACCGGCACGATCAAGAACCTCACCGAGTACGGCGCTTTCGTGGACTTGGGCGGCATCGACGGCCTCTTGCACATCACCGACATGTCCTGGGGCCGCGTGAATCACCCCAGCGAAGTCTTCAACGTGGGCGACGAAGTCACCGTCAAGGTGCTCAAGTACAACCCCGAGACCGAGCGCGTCAGCCTGGGCCTGAAGCAAACCCAGGAAGACCCCTGGAGCCACGCCGAAGAAGTCTACGTCATCGGCAAGCGCGTGGGCGGCAAGGTGATGAGCCTGACCGACTACGGCGCCTTCGTGGAGCTCGAGCCGGGTGTGGAAGGCTTGATCCACGTCAGCGAAATGAGCTGGACGAAGAAGATCAAGCACCCCTCCAAGATGTTGGAGATCGGCACCGAGGTGGAGTGCCAGGTGCTCGAGGTGGATGCGAAGAGCAAGCGCATCAGCCTCGGCATGAAGCAGCTCGAGCCCGATCCCTGGACGCTGTTCACGGACAAGTACAAGCCCGGCGACAAGATCGGCGGCAAGGTGCGCTCGATCACGGATTACGGCGTGTTCGTCGGTATCGAGGAGGGCGTCGATGGCATGGTCCACAAGACGGACTTGTCCTGGACCGTGAAGATCAACAACCCCGCTGACGTGTACAAGAAGGGCGACGACGTCGAAGCGATCATCCTCAGCATCAACCACGACGAGAAGAAGGTCAGCCTCGGCGTCAAGCAGCTGTGGGACGATCCCTGGGGCACCATCCTGGACGACTTCAAGCCCGGCACCGTGCTCGAAGAAGTGGAAGTGCTCAGCGTGGCCGACTACGGCGCATTCGTGCGGCTGCGCGAAGGCATCGAAGCCATCATTCCCAGCGGCGAAATGGACGCCGGCGTGGTGCTCTCGGCTGGCGACAAGGTCAAGGCCGAGGTCAGCAACGTGGACACCATGGATCGCCGCATCACCCTGAGCATGCGCAATCCCGGCGCGAGCCCCGCGGCGGAGCAGCTCCAAGTGCTGGCGCGTGAGAAGGCTGGCAAGGGAGCGACCCTGGGCGATCTGCTCAAGGAGAAGCTGGGCGACAAGCTCTCGAGCATCGCCAGCAGTGCGCCCGAGGCGGACACGGCCAGCAACAGCGACGACAGCGCCGAGCAGCCCACGGAGTGAAAGGCCGCTGCCTTCGGCTTGCGGGCTGTCCGGGGGCGCTGTCACCCGACCTGGTTTGGGTGTAGCGTCCCCGCTCGACCCCGTCTGGCCTGACGGGGCTCGAGAGCGGAGGAGTAGTTGTCGGACCGGTTCGTGATCGACGAGCTTCCCAGGGGAGGCTGGAACCGACGTCGCA belongs to Polyangiaceae bacterium and includes:
- the aroA gene encoding 3-phosphoshikimate 1-carboxyvinyltransferase; amino-acid sequence: MSRFRVRPAARPLTGSVPIVSDKSIGHRALMLGAICGGESTVTGFSYGADNVSTLEALRALGVQVEDDGRGQLRIAGVGLRGFTAPAGVIDCGNSGTTMRLLAGLLAGQPFATTLTGDESLSRRPMRRIAEPLARRGARVQGGAGKSDGELTPPLTVGPLPSGRLLEPLDYESPVASAQVKSAVLLSGLYASGPTRFREPLISRDHTERMLSALGVPLHSAGPMLELHPPRDPMSLRPFQIVLPGDLSAAAFVLVAAALVPESHVTVRGVGVNPTRSGALDALRAFGLPLSVAPRADALGEPVADLTLCAGALGAARVAGELALRAIDEIPILCALAAFASGVTEFADLRELRVKESDRIAAMSAVMRAFGVEVEERPDGLLVEGSGGRQLRAARVASGGDHRIAMSAAVLALVSDGECVIDDVDCVGTSFPRFAGTLRALGAEVEVES
- the cmk gene encoding (d)CMP kinase, which encodes MSRNKPVVAIDGPAGAGKTTVTRRVADALGYTLVDTGALYRGVALAARRRAVSWDDEAAVADVARDLAAQGALRFEAGGARLCLGAEDVSTAIRSQEIAEGASKVSAWPGVRAALLGMQRALGEAGGVVLEGRDIGTVVFPDAEAKFFLTASVAVRAERRFAELRARGVETTLDAVKAEVEARDVRDSTRSAAPLKQARDAVLVDSSERSIDQVVDFISARVRDVETRLTVADSG
- a CDS encoding 30S ribosomal protein S1, which encodes MTGTQSTTESNTAGSFASLFEASEASSGGIEIGGEGQIVTGIIVAVNKDFVVIDIGGKSEGVIKADEFIDATGTVNVSPGDRVDVFIESRESDDGLISLSKEKADKMKVWDEISAACERDEIIEGTISQRVKGGLSVTIRGGVKAFLPGSQVDLRPIRNLEKLIGQTYEFKVIKFNKKRGNIVLSRRVLLEKERDAMKAETLQNLEEGQVLTGTIKNLTEYGAFVDLGGIDGLLHITDMSWGRVNHPSEVFNVGDEVTVKVLKYNPETERVSLGLKQTQEDPWSHAEEVYVIGKRVGGKVMSLTDYGAFVELEPGVEGLIHVSEMSWTKKIKHPSKMLEIGTEVECQVLEVDAKSKRISLGMKQLEPDPWTLFTDKYKPGDKIGGKVRSITDYGVFVGIEEGVDGMVHKTDLSWTVKINNPADVYKKGDDVEAIILSINHDEKKVSLGVKQLWDDPWGTILDDFKPGTVLEEVEVLSVADYGAFVRLREGIEAIIPSGEMDAGVVLSAGDKVKAEVSNVDTMDRRITLSMRNPGASPAAEQLQVLAREKAGKGATLGDLLKEKLGDKLSSIASSAPEADTASNSDDSAEQPTE